A genomic segment from Nocardia cyriacigeorgica GUH-2 encodes:
- a CDS encoding GntR family transcriptional regulator: MSTRVATPADTSGKPLRDVVYETLRAELMNGDIKFGERLTEPKVSARFGISRTPVREALTVLCSDGLLQREEYGFSPVRPSIPLVRDLYELRITLELGGLQRAMQNPDVVHDKALLTAERKAWLELQADPPEQEPGFVVRDEEFHVTLLTASGNAEMVRALRSVNSRIRHVRMYDFMVNNRIETTISEHLAILDAVLADDLSLAYRLLHTHIGESLDVVLDRVTRAIAAMSLATD; encoded by the coding sequence ATGTCGACACGGGTGGCCACACCGGCCGATACCTCGGGAAAACCGCTGCGGGACGTGGTGTACGAAACCCTGCGCGCGGAGCTGATGAACGGCGACATCAAGTTCGGCGAACGCCTCACCGAACCGAAGGTCTCCGCACGCTTCGGCATCTCGCGCACACCGGTCCGTGAGGCACTCACCGTGCTCTGCTCGGACGGACTGCTGCAACGCGAGGAGTACGGGTTCTCGCCGGTCCGCCCGAGCATTCCGCTGGTGCGTGATCTCTACGAGCTGCGAATCACCCTGGAGCTGGGCGGTTTACAGCGCGCCATGCAGAACCCGGACGTGGTGCACGACAAGGCGCTGCTGACCGCCGAGCGTAAGGCCTGGCTGGAGCTACAGGCCGACCCGCCCGAACAGGAACCGGGTTTCGTGGTCCGTGACGAGGAATTCCACGTCACCCTGCTGACCGCGTCCGGCAATGCCGAGATGGTCCGGGCGCTGCGCTCGGTGAACTCCCGCATCCGGCATGTGCGGATGTACGACTTCATGGTCAACAACCGCATCGAGACCACCATCTCCGAGCACCTGGCCATTCTCGATGCCGTTCTCGCCGACGATCTTTCGCTGGCCTACCGGCTGCTGCACACCCATATCGGCGAATCCCTCGATGTCGTGCTCGACCGGGTCACCCGCGCGATCGCCGCCATGTCACTGGCCACCGATTAA
- the atzF gene encoding allophanate hydrolase, with protein MSAGPLGNALPGSPTARVAAAYRRIAEVDRPEVWITLRPESEVAADATAIEQRLSAGEMLPLAGLLVAVKDNVDVAGLPTTAACPAFAYTPEVTAAAVERLIAAGAIVLGKTNLDQFATGLVGTRSPYGPVRNAFDPALVSGGSSSGSAVAVALGIADIGIGTDTAGSGRVPAALQGIVGIKATLGVVPVHGVVPACADFDAVTVFAADLERAVAAAAIMAGPDSRDPRSRKRPADVLLAAPQRPTVAVPRAEDLTALSAPYREAFTRTIAGLADSGVTITEIDISALLEAALLLYDGAIVAERYASVGAFLATAPPETLDPTVASIIGAAEHTTGPGFAADLDALVTARAAAARLLDGYDGLLLPTTTEHPSIAAVQADPVTINRRMGTFTNFCNLLDMAAVAVPGQPTADGQPFGVMVVVPAFADQVAIDLAARLVGTDSTPALFGHDAELAVFGAHLRGQPLHWQLEQIGARFAGEIRTTDAYRLTALDTIPPKPGLVRHGPGQGAPIVGELFGLSAAGLGSFLAALPAPMALANIELEDGRTVVGFACTYDAAVAATDITEFGGWKKYLEQLN; from the coding sequence ATGAGCGCCGGCCCACTCGGCAACGCCCTCCCCGGTTCGCCCACCGCGCGCGTCGCCGCCGCCTACCGCCGGATCGCGGAGGTGGACCGGCCGGAGGTGTGGATCACCCTGCGTCCGGAGAGCGAGGTCGCCGCCGACGCCACCGCGATCGAGCAGCGACTCTCCGCAGGTGAGATGCTGCCGCTGGCGGGGTTGCTGGTCGCGGTCAAGGACAACGTCGACGTCGCGGGGCTGCCGACCACGGCGGCCTGCCCGGCCTTCGCCTACACCCCGGAGGTCACCGCGGCCGCGGTGGAGCGGCTGATCGCGGCGGGCGCGATCGTGCTCGGCAAGACGAACCTCGATCAGTTCGCCACCGGCCTGGTCGGCACCCGCAGCCCGTACGGGCCGGTGCGTAATGCTTTCGATCCCGCGTTGGTCTCGGGCGGGTCCAGCTCGGGTTCGGCGGTGGCAGTGGCGTTGGGCATCGCCGATATCGGAATCGGCACCGACACCGCCGGTTCCGGCCGGGTGCCCGCGGCTTTGCAGGGCATCGTCGGGATCAAGGCCACCCTGGGTGTGGTGCCTGTGCACGGTGTGGTGCCGGCCTGCGCGGACTTCGACGCCGTCACGGTGTTCGCCGCCGACCTCGAACGGGCGGTGGCGGCGGCCGCGATCATGGCCGGTCCGGATTCCCGCGACCCGCGCAGCCGGAAACGGCCCGCCGATGTGCTGCTCGCCGCGCCGCAGCGGCCGACGGTCGCGGTCCCGCGTGCCGAGGACCTGACCGCGCTGAGCGCGCCGTATCGCGAAGCGTTCACCAGAACCATTGCCGGACTGGCAGATTCCGGCGTGACCATCACCGAGATCGACATCTCGGCCCTGCTCGAGGCTGCCCTGCTGCTCTACGACGGCGCAATCGTCGCCGAGCGCTACGCCTCGGTCGGCGCCTTCCTCGCCACCGCGCCGCCGGAGACGCTCGATCCCACCGTCGCGAGCATCATCGGGGCCGCCGAGCACACCACCGGACCCGGTTTCGCCGCCGATCTCGACGCCCTCGTCACCGCCCGCGCGGCCGCGGCCCGGCTGCTCGACGGCTACGACGGACTGCTGCTCCCGACCACCACCGAACATCCGAGCATTGCCGCCGTGCAGGCCGATCCGGTCACCATCAACCGCCGGATGGGCACCTTCACCAACTTCTGCAACCTGCTCGATATGGCGGCGGTCGCCGTTCCCGGACAGCCCACCGCGGACGGTCAGCCCTTCGGTGTCATGGTCGTTGTGCCCGCCTTCGCCGATCAAGTCGCCATCGACCTCGCGGCCCGGCTGGTCGGCACCGACTCCACCCCGGCCCTGTTCGGCCATGACGCCGAACTCGCCGTCTTCGGCGCGCACCTGCGCGGACAGCCACTGCACTGGCAGTTGGAACAGATTGGCGCCCGCTTCGCCGGCGAAATCCGCACCACCGACGCCTACCGCCTCACCGCCCTGGACACCATCCCACCCAAACCCGGCCTGGTGCGACACGGCCCCGGCCAGGGCGCGCCCATCGTCGGCGAACTGTTCGGCTTGTCGGCCGCCGGCCTCGGCTCCTTCCTCGCCGCCCTCCCGGCCCCGATGGCGCTGGCCAATATCGAACTCGAAGACGGCCGCACCGTCGTCGGCTTCGCCTGCACCTACGACGCGGCGGTCGCGGCCACCGACATCACCGAGTTCGGTGGGTGGAAGAAGTACCTCGAGCAGCTGAACTGA
- a CDS encoding tellurite resistance/C4-dicarboxylate transporter family protein, producing MVEVRTSPVENLKPAWFASVMATGIVSRAVGSAGLDTLSSIMLYLALAGFAVLIAATLVRLVKYRAAAVADAMSPATGFTYLTFVAAAAVMSTGLSRREHLAAALILLAVAVLAWLLLGYGIPALLMVHHRGPAGLSADGTWFIWVVATQSLAVAATALPQPWAGRFAVPALLCWSVGTMLYLLVATLVLATLFTDNLTAARLVPAYWVFMGATAISVLAAAQLLHLDGIHLLTSVRPVLIGVAVLLWAFGSWLIPLLLVAGVWRHFVQHIRLAYEPGLWSIVFPVGMYGVGTRELGSAIGEQWMVTFGGGEAWVALTVWIVTAVALLLSFRKSRSFSR from the coding sequence ATGGTCGAAGTGCGCACGAGCCCCGTCGAGAATCTCAAGCCCGCCTGGTTCGCCTCGGTGATGGCGACCGGCATCGTCTCCCGGGCCGTCGGCTCGGCCGGCTTGGACACCCTGTCGTCGATCATGCTGTACCTGGCGCTGGCGGGATTCGCGGTGCTGATCGCGGCCACCCTGGTCCGCCTGGTGAAATACCGGGCCGCGGCGGTCGCCGACGCGATGAGCCCCGCCACCGGCTTCACCTATCTGACCTTCGTCGCCGCGGCCGCGGTCATGTCGACCGGGCTGTCTCGCCGAGAACACCTGGCCGCGGCCTTGATTCTGCTCGCGGTGGCCGTGCTGGCCTGGCTGCTGCTCGGCTACGGCATCCCCGCCCTGCTGATGGTGCACCATCGCGGTCCGGCCGGCCTGAGCGCCGATGGCACCTGGTTCATCTGGGTGGTCGCGACCCAATCGCTGGCGGTCGCGGCCACCGCGCTCCCGCAACCTTGGGCGGGGCGCTTCGCGGTACCGGCGCTACTGTGCTGGTCGGTGGGCACCATGCTGTATCTGCTGGTCGCGACGCTGGTGCTGGCCACATTGTTCACCGACAACCTCACCGCCGCGCGCTTGGTGCCCGCCTACTGGGTGTTCATGGGCGCCACCGCGATCAGCGTGCTGGCCGCGGCCCAGCTGCTGCACCTGGACGGCATACATTTGCTGACGTCGGTGCGGCCCGTGCTGATCGGGGTGGCGGTCCTGCTGTGGGCCTTCGGCAGCTGGCTGATCCCGCTGCTGCTGGTGGCGGGCGTGTGGCGACATTTCGTCCAGCACATCCGCCTGGCCTACGAACCGGGCCTGTGGAGCATCGTGTTCCCCGTCGGCATGTACGGCGTTGGCACCCGGGAATTGGGCTCGGCCATCGGCGAGCAGTGGATGGTTACCTTCGGCGGCGGCGAAGCCTGGGTCGCGCTCACCGTATGGATCGTGACCGCAGTCGCTCTGCTGCTCAGCTTCCGGAAGAGCCGTTCCTTCTCGCGTTGA
- the uca gene encoding urea carboxylase, with protein MRSARTLGLKTVAVYSDADAGAAHVEMADAAAYLGPSAAAESYLRTDRVIEAALATGAGAIHPGYGFLSEKAEFAEEVTKAGIAFVGPTPDQLRIFGDKHTAREAARAVGVPLVPGSGLLESADHAVAEAERIGFPVMLKAVGGGGGIGMQACHDADQVRAAFQRVQRLAATNFATSGVFLERFVARARHVEVQVFGDGLGRVVSLGTRDCSLQRRNQKVIEEAPAPGLTTELSQQLLSVSRELARSVGYRSAGTVEFVYDADRDAASFLEMNTRLQVEHPVTEAVTGVDLVEWMLRLAGGDSAMLDELPETGPPIEGWAVEARVYAEDPGQDYRPSAGLITETTFPDQARVDTWVGTGTEVSPYYDPLLAKVITQGADRDEAFTALTDALTQTHVHGVQTNLPQLLAAASDPTVRRAAHITATLADIRPTAARIDVERPGTMTTIQDHPGRIGLWEVGIPPSGPMDDLSFTLANTAVGNPAGAPALECTLHGPRLRFSDTAVVCVSGAGAPVEVDGEPVPMWEPITVAAGSVLDVGAPADTGLRTYIAVRGGIDAPSYHSSASTFTLGGFGGVTGKALVTGDVLHLADAATEEPHPIPPAERPDFGHVWELAVGEGPQTAPAYFTDADMAQFYTHEWRVGSHANRTGIRLEGPKPTWSRTDGGEAGLHPSNLHDNPYSVGALNVSGDTPILLGPDGPSLGGFACPLTVVSAHRWKLGQLRPGDSVRFVPVDDATAGELRASNAARARTTVPKPLAGLSDRGILGGVDGTGDRPPVRYLRGGDDNVLVEYGEMVLDLGLRMRVHALSTALAGAGLPGIIDVTPGVRSLHIHFDPDVLAQHRLLGVLAELEAELPATQDLVVPSRTIRLPLSFDDPSITEAIDRYRSGVRDSAPWLPSNTEFIRRINGLDSVDDVRATVFAAEYLVLGLGDVYLGAPLAVPLDPRHRLVTTKYNPARTWTPSDAVGIGGKYLCVYGMASPGGYQLIGRTVPIWSSYRQRAPFESGTPWLFRFFDRIVWEPVSADQLLDYRAAATAGRFDAEVSEGSFALADHLRLLREEADSIAEFETKQAAAFEAEKQAWQAAGEFDRGTGAEIVSETVDDPLAGMPDNATVVTAPMIGNVWRVEVEAGQRLSAGATVAVLEAMKLELPVQCPDAGTVLKVLATPGAKVEPGTPLAVIGVD; from the coding sequence ATGCGCAGCGCCCGCACTCTCGGCCTCAAAACCGTCGCGGTCTATTCCGACGCCGACGCCGGCGCCGCACACGTCGAAATGGCGGACGCGGCAGCATATCTCGGTCCGAGTGCGGCAGCGGAATCCTATCTGCGCACCGATCGGGTGATCGAGGCGGCACTGGCCACCGGGGCCGGGGCGATCCATCCCGGCTACGGGTTCCTGTCCGAGAAGGCCGAATTCGCCGAGGAGGTGACCAAGGCCGGTATCGCCTTCGTCGGCCCCACCCCGGACCAGCTGCGGATCTTCGGCGACAAACACACCGCCAGGGAGGCAGCCCGCGCCGTCGGGGTGCCGCTGGTGCCCGGCTCGGGACTGCTGGAATCGGCCGATCACGCGGTCGCCGAGGCCGAGCGGATCGGATTCCCGGTCATGCTCAAGGCCGTGGGCGGGGGCGGCGGTATCGGCATGCAGGCCTGCCACGACGCCGACCAAGTACGAGCCGCTTTCCAGCGGGTGCAGCGGCTGGCCGCCACCAACTTCGCCACCTCCGGTGTGTTCCTGGAACGGTTCGTGGCGCGGGCCCGGCACGTCGAGGTGCAGGTGTTCGGCGACGGCCTCGGCCGGGTGGTCAGCCTCGGTACCCGGGACTGTTCGCTGCAGCGGCGCAATCAGAAGGTGATCGAGGAGGCGCCGGCGCCCGGACTCACGACCGAGTTGTCGCAGCAGTTGCTGTCGGTCTCGCGCGAGCTGGCCCGATCGGTCGGCTACCGCTCGGCGGGCACCGTCGAATTCGTCTACGACGCCGACCGCGACGCGGCGTCGTTCCTGGAGATGAATACCCGGCTCCAGGTGGAACATCCGGTGACCGAGGCGGTGACCGGCGTGGATCTCGTCGAGTGGATGTTGCGGCTGGCGGGCGGCGATTCCGCGATGCTGGACGAACTGCCCGAGACGGGTCCACCGATCGAAGGCTGGGCGGTGGAAGCCCGCGTCTATGCCGAAGATCCTGGCCAGGACTACCGGCCCAGCGCGGGTTTGATCACCGAGACGACCTTCCCTGACCAGGCTCGCGTGGATACCTGGGTCGGCACCGGGACCGAGGTCAGCCCCTACTACGACCCGCTGCTGGCCAAGGTCATCACCCAAGGCGCCGATCGCGACGAGGCGTTCACCGCCCTGACCGATGCGCTCACCCAGACCCACGTCCACGGCGTGCAGACCAACCTGCCGCAACTTCTCGCCGCCGCGAGCGACCCCACGGTCCGCCGCGCCGCCCACATCACCGCCACCCTCGCCGATATCCGGCCCACCGCCGCGCGGATCGACGTGGAACGCCCGGGCACCATGACCACCATCCAGGACCATCCCGGCCGAATCGGCCTGTGGGAGGTCGGTATTCCGCCGTCCGGCCCGATGGACGATCTGTCGTTCACCCTCGCCAATACCGCCGTGGGCAATCCGGCCGGCGCGCCCGCGCTGGAGTGCACGCTGCACGGTCCGCGGCTGCGGTTCTCCGATACCGCCGTGGTGTGTGTGAGCGGCGCCGGCGCACCGGTCGAGGTGGACGGCGAACCGGTGCCGATGTGGGAGCCGATCACGGTCGCCGCGGGCAGCGTGCTGGATGTGGGCGCCCCTGCCGACACCGGCCTGCGCACCTATATCGCGGTGCGCGGCGGCATCGACGCACCGTCGTATCACAGCAGCGCGTCGACCTTCACCCTCGGCGGCTTCGGCGGCGTGACCGGTAAAGCGCTGGTCACCGGCGATGTACTGCACCTGGCCGACGCCGCAACGGAAGAACCGCACCCGATCCCACCGGCCGAGCGCCCCGATTTCGGTCATGTCTGGGAGCTGGCCGTCGGCGAGGGCCCGCAAACCGCGCCCGCCTACTTCACCGACGCCGATATGGCGCAGTTCTACACCCACGAGTGGCGGGTCGGCAGCCACGCCAACCGCACCGGCATCCGGCTGGAAGGTCCCAAACCCACCTGGTCGCGCACCGACGGCGGTGAGGCGGGTCTGCATCCGTCGAACCTGCACGACAATCCGTACAGCGTCGGCGCGCTCAACGTCTCCGGTGATACGCCGATCCTGCTCGGTCCCGACGGCCCGAGCCTGGGCGGTTTCGCCTGCCCGCTGACGGTGGTGTCGGCGCACCGCTGGAAACTGGGCCAGCTGCGACCGGGCGACAGCGTGCGCTTCGTCCCGGTGGACGACGCCACCGCAGGCGAGCTGCGCGCCTCGAACGCCGCGCGGGCCCGCACGACGGTACCGAAACCGCTGGCCGGACTGAGCGATCGCGGCATCCTCGGCGGCGTCGACGGCACCGGCGACCGTCCACCGGTCCGCTATCTGCGCGGCGGCGACGACAATGTGCTGGTCGAGTACGGCGAGATGGTGCTCGATCTCGGTCTGCGGATGCGGGTGCACGCCCTGTCCACGGCCCTGGCCGGAGCCGGGCTGCCCGGCATCATCGACGTGACGCCCGGCGTGCGCTCACTGCATATCCACTTCGATCCCGACGTCCTGGCCCAGCATCGGCTGCTCGGCGTGCTGGCCGAGCTGGAGGCCGAACTGCCCGCCACCCAGGACCTGGTGGTGCCCAGCCGCACCATCCGGTTGCCGCTGTCGTTCGACGATCCGTCGATCACGGAGGCCATCGACCGCTATCGCAGCGGTGTGCGCGACAGCGCGCCCTGGCTGCCGTCCAATACCGAATTCATCCGCCGCATCAACGGCCTCGACAGCGTCGACGACGTGCGCGCCACCGTCTTCGCCGCCGAATACCTGGTGCTCGGCCTCGGCGATGTGTATCTCGGTGCGCCGCTGGCGGTTCCGCTCGACCCGCGGCACCGGCTGGTCACCACCAAGTACAACCCGGCGCGCACGTGGACGCCGTCGGACGCGGTCGGCATCGGCGGCAAGTACCTGTGCGTTTACGGCATGGCCTCCCCTGGCGGCTACCAGCTCATCGGGCGGACGGTGCCGATCTGGTCGAGCTACCGTCAGCGCGCCCCGTTCGAATCCGGGACGCCATGGCTGTTCCGGTTCTTCGACCGCATCGTCTGGGAGCCGGTCAGCGCCGACCAGCTCCTCGACTACCGCGCCGCCGCGACCGCCGGACGATTCGACGCCGAGGTCAGCGAGGGCAGCTTCGCCCTGGCCGACCACCTGCGGCTGCTGCGCGAGGAGGCCGATTCGATCGCCGAATTCGAGACCAAGCAGGCGGCCGCGTTCGAGGCAGAGAAGCAGGCCTGGCAGGCCGCCGGCGAATTCGATCGCGGTACGGGAGCCGAGATCGTCAGCGAGACCGTCGACGATCCGCTCGCGGGCATGCCGGACAATGCCACCGTGGTGACGGCGCCGATGATCGGCAATGTCTGGCGGGTGGAAGTCGAGGCAGGACAACGGCTTTCCGCCGGTGCGACGGTCGCCGTCCTGGAAGCGATGAAACTCGAACTGCCAGTACAGTGCCCGGACGCGGGCACGGTGCTGAAGGTCCTGGCCACCCCGGGTGCCAAAGTGGAACCCGGAACCCCTCTCGCAGTGATCGGAGTCGACTAG
- a CDS encoding Fur family transcriptional regulator, which yields MHTDSTDPREQLRAAGLRVTAPRVAVLDAVAARPHSDADTVAVTVRQQLGSVSTQAVYDVLHACVRAGILRRIEPAGSAALYEARTGDNHHHLVCRNCGTVVDVDCVVGSAPCLQPDDEHGFAIDEAEVVFWGLCPNCRPDRRPTP from the coding sequence ATGCACACCGACAGCACCGATCCCCGCGAGCAGTTGCGCGCGGCCGGTCTGCGGGTCACCGCCCCGCGGGTAGCGGTGCTCGACGCGGTCGCGGCTCGCCCGCATTCCGACGCCGACACCGTCGCTGTCACCGTCCGGCAACAGCTGGGCTCGGTCTCCACCCAGGCCGTCTACGACGTGCTGCACGCCTGCGTCCGCGCGGGCATCCTGCGGCGCATCGAGCCGGCCGGGTCGGCGGCGCTCTACGAGGCCAGAACCGGCGACAACCATCACCACCTGGTGTGCAGGAACTGCGGCACGGTCGTGGACGTGGACTGTGTCGTGGGCAGCGCCCCCTGCCTGCAACCCGATGACGAGCACGGTTTCGCCATCGATGAGGCGGAGGTCGTGTTCTGGGGCCTGTGCCCGAACTGCCGTCCGGATCGACGGCCGACACCCTGA
- a CDS encoding FAD-dependent monooxygenase gives MSTQPATPTSQPTTRPRVLVSGGGIGGNAVALQLLRYGIPVTVVERAAAPRPGGQAVDLRGPSREVAERMSLMPGINARRLDERGMVHVDADGKQLLRMPAEMFDGKGGVAEIEISRGDLNQVLLDAIEAAGGVDYRYGEWIEALTQDDDGVVVTFASGGTERFDLVIGADGLHSATRRLVFGPEEQFSTYLGGYMSFFTMPTPAGIEPHWFTMHSLPGATGLGMRPDADPATSKALVVIRAEADPALRRNVAAQQQLIRERLAGGGWTAPAITAAMPEADDFYFDELARIDMPSWIQGRVALLGDAGYCGSPLTGQGTAMALVGAYVLAGEIATHRDDPRAALENYQRVLRPFVALAQELQPGGLRAMTPKTRFGIRAGLLVSKLMTARIMKPLMMKMLSKTETYDLPEYPATAATR, from the coding sequence ATGAGCACCCAGCCCGCCACCCCCACCTCGCAGCCGACCACCCGCCCCCGCGTTCTCGTCTCCGGCGGCGGCATCGGCGGCAATGCCGTTGCGCTGCAACTACTCCGGTACGGCATCCCGGTCACGGTGGTGGAGCGCGCCGCCGCTCCCCGCCCCGGCGGCCAGGCCGTCGACCTGCGCGGTCCCAGCCGCGAAGTAGCGGAGCGGATGAGCCTGATGCCCGGTATCAACGCCCGCCGGCTCGACGAGCGCGGCATGGTGCACGTCGACGCCGACGGCAAGCAACTGCTGCGCATGCCCGCCGAGATGTTCGACGGCAAGGGCGGCGTGGCCGAGATCGAGATCAGCCGCGGCGACCTGAACCAGGTGTTGCTCGACGCCATCGAGGCGGCCGGCGGCGTCGACTACCGCTACGGCGAATGGATCGAGGCGCTCACCCAGGACGACGACGGCGTGGTGGTCACCTTCGCCTCGGGCGGCACCGAACGCTTCGACCTGGTCATCGGCGCCGACGGCCTGCACTCGGCGACCCGACGGCTGGTGTTCGGCCCGGAAGAGCAGTTCAGCACCTACCTCGGCGGCTACATGTCCTTCTTCACCATGCCGACCCCCGCCGGCATCGAACCGCACTGGTTCACCATGCATTCGCTACCCGGCGCCACCGGGCTCGGCATGCGGCCCGACGCCGATCCGGCGACGTCCAAGGCCCTGGTCGTCATCCGTGCCGAGGCCGATCCGGCGTTGCGCCGCAACGTCGCGGCCCAGCAGCAGCTGATCCGCGAGCGGCTCGCCGGCGGCGGCTGGACCGCACCCGCCATCACCGCTGCCATGCCCGAGGCCGACGATTTCTACTTCGACGAGCTGGCCCGCATCGATATGCCGAGCTGGATTCAGGGCCGGGTCGCGCTGCTCGGCGATGCCGGCTACTGCGGGTCCCCGCTCACCGGTCAGGGCACCGCGATGGCGCTGGTCGGCGCGTATGTGCTGGCCGGTGAAATCGCCACGCACCGCGACGATCCGCGGGCCGCCCTGGAGAACTACCAGCGGGTGTTGCGTCCGTTCGTCGCGCTCGCCCAGGAATTGCAGCCCGGCGGCCTGCGCGCGATGACGCCGAAGACCCGGTTCGGGATCCGGGCCGGACTGCTGGTCAGCAAGCTGATGACGGCGCGCATCATGAAGCCGCTGATGATGAAGATGCTGTCCAAGACCGAAACCTATGACCTGCCCGAATATCCGGCCACCGCTGCCACGCGCTGA
- a CDS encoding catalase, with protein MTKPTTTNTGIPVESDNESLTAGTQGPVLLHDHYLIEKLAQFNRERVPERIVHAKGSGAYGELVVTNPEIAKYTKAKLFQPGARTESLVRFSTVAGEQGSPDTWRDPRGFAIKFYTEDGNYDLVGNNTPVFFIKDSIKFPDFIRSQKRLPGSGLRDHNMQWDFWTLRPESAHQVTWLMGDRGIPKSYRHMNGYGSHTYQWINAEGERVWVKYHFRTDQGQDFLTQAEADRLAGTDPDLHRKDLWDAIERGDFPSWTVYVQIMPVAEAESYRFNPFDLTKVWSKKDYPLIEVGKWTLNRNPRNFFVEIEQAAFEPSNIVPGIGFSPDKMLLGRVFAYADAHRYRIGTNYAQLPPNAPRAAEVNTYSKEGAMRYHFNEPEVPVYAPNSYGGPHADPELAGDGGAWEFDGKAVRAGYIQHAEDGDFVQPGILVREVLNDEQRDRLVSNIVGHVLGGVQEPVLSRVFEYWKNVDSELGKRVEEGVRAGLNGNG; from the coding sequence ATGACCAAGCCGACAACCACCAACACCGGCATTCCCGTCGAAAGCGACAACGAATCGCTGACCGCGGGAACCCAAGGCCCCGTCCTGCTGCACGACCACTACCTGATCGAGAAGCTCGCGCAGTTCAATCGGGAGCGGGTGCCGGAGCGCATCGTGCACGCCAAGGGCTCGGGCGCGTACGGCGAACTGGTGGTGACCAACCCGGAGATCGCGAAGTACACCAAGGCCAAGCTGTTCCAGCCCGGCGCGCGCACCGAATCGCTGGTGCGCTTCTCCACCGTCGCTGGTGAGCAGGGCAGCCCGGATACCTGGCGTGATCCGCGCGGTTTCGCGATCAAGTTCTACACCGAGGACGGCAATTACGACCTGGTCGGCAACAACACCCCGGTCTTCTTCATCAAGGACTCGATCAAGTTCCCCGACTTCATCCGCTCGCAGAAGCGGCTGCCGGGCTCGGGCCTGCGCGACCACAACATGCAGTGGGACTTCTGGACCCTGCGCCCGGAGTCGGCGCACCAGGTCACCTGGCTGATGGGCGATCGCGGCATCCCGAAGAGCTACCGCCACATGAACGGCTACGGCTCGCACACCTATCAGTGGATCAACGCCGAGGGCGAGCGGGTGTGGGTGAAGTACCACTTCCGCACCGACCAGGGCCAGGACTTCCTGACCCAGGCCGAGGCCGATCGCCTCGCCGGCACCGATCCCGATCTGCATCGCAAGGATCTGTGGGACGCCATCGAGCGCGGGGATTTCCCCAGCTGGACGGTTTACGTGCAGATCATGCCGGTTGCCGAGGCCGAGAGCTACCGGTTCAACCCGTTCGACCTCACCAAGGTCTGGTCCAAGAAGGACTACCCGCTGATCGAGGTCGGCAAGTGGACGCTGAACCGCAATCCGCGCAACTTCTTCGTCGAGATCGAGCAGGCCGCGTTCGAGCCGTCCAATATCGTGCCCGGCATCGGCTTCTCCCCGGACAAGATGCTGCTCGGCCGCGTCTTCGCCTACGCCGACGCCCACCGCTACCGCATCGGCACCAACTACGCGCAGCTGCCGCCCAACGCGCCGCGCGCCGCGGAGGTCAACACCTACTCCAAGGAAGGCGCGATGCGGTACCACTTCAACGAGCCGGAGGTGCCGGTCTACGCGCCGAACTCCTACGGTGGCCCGCACGCCGATCCGGAACTGGCCGGTGACGGCGGCGCCTGGGAATTCGACGGCAAGGCGGTGCGCGCCGGCTACATCCAGCACGCCGAGGACGGCGATTTCGTCCAGCCCGGCATCCTGGTGCGCGAGGTGCTCAATGACGAACAGCGCGACCGCCTGGTGAGCAATATCGTCGGCCATGTGCTCGGCGGTGTGCAGGAGCCGGTGCTGAGCCGGGTCTTCGAGTACTGGAAGAACGTCGACAGCGAGCTCGGCAAGCGCGTCGAGGAAGGCGTGCGCGCCGGCCTCAACGGCAACGGCTGA
- a CDS encoding TetR/AcrR family transcriptional regulator, which yields MGNKEDLLAAARACVYERGFAATTARDIANAAGVSLAAIGYHFGSKERLLTEALTAESGREIGDALDERIKAASKDGRSPAQAFPLVWNDIAEVFARNRQMLVASVENIIRIHRTPSEAAHMSGLLAEAVAEMAELVAQSHPELSEEQARAVARLYFALLNGLALQWITEPEGELPSGDELAVAIAALAPRN from the coding sequence ATGGGAAACAAGGAGGACCTGCTCGCCGCCGCCCGGGCCTGCGTGTACGAGCGCGGATTCGCCGCGACCACGGCGCGCGATATCGCCAATGCGGCGGGGGTGAGCCTGGCCGCGATCGGCTACCACTTCGGGTCGAAGGAGCGGCTGCTGACCGAGGCGCTCACCGCGGAATCCGGCCGCGAGATCGGCGACGCGCTCGACGAGCGGATCAAGGCAGCGAGCAAGGACGGCCGGTCACCGGCGCAGGCCTTTCCACTGGTCTGGAACGACATCGCCGAGGTCTTCGCGCGCAACCGGCAGATGCTGGTGGCGAGTGTGGAGAACATCATCCGGATCCACCGCACGCCGAGCGAGGCGGCACATATGTCCGGGCTGCTCGCCGAGGCCGTCGCGGAAATGGCAGAACTGGTGGCGCAGTCGCACCCGGAGCTGAGCGAGGAGCAGGCGCGGGCGGTCGCGCGGTTGTACTTCGCATTGCTGAACGGGCTGGCGCTGCAATGGATTACCGAGCCCGAGGGGGAGTTGCCCAGCGGGGATGAGCTGGCGGTGGCGATAGCCGCGCTCGCGCCGCGGAATTGA